The following proteins are co-located in the Silene latifolia isolate original U9 population chromosome 1, ASM4854445v1, whole genome shotgun sequence genome:
- the LOC141604264 gene encoding cytosolic sulfotransferase 5-like, producing MNPPTITPTPADEIVEQLKSSLPKEVWFNSYPMYLYQDCWNIILDSTIACQNHFQAEDTQIFISSLPKTGTTWLKALLFSIYNRKNHALSQTPLLKHNPHELIPQLESIIYANPNQPDLIKLNNCPTLLGTHLPFQGLPTSIKDTNCKIKDTNCKTTLPVSAPESWLFYLNYDGNESVKADMIDEYFDKFCDGKFPFGPFEDHVLGYWKESLKRPEKVIFVKYEDLKCDPKCELKRLGEFVGFPFSIEEENEGLIDEIIKLCSLEKLKSVEVNQSGRVYSFIENKWFFRKGEVGDWVNYLTPSMVEKYEKIMEHKFKGTGFKF from the exons ATGAATCCACCAACCATCACCCCAACACCAGCCGATGAAATTGTAGAGCAGCTGAAATCTTCCCTCCCGAAAGAAGTATGGTTCAACTCATACCCCATGTACCTCTACCAAGATTGTTGGAACATTATTTTAGACTCCACCATCGCCTGTCAAAACCATTTCCAAGCAGAAGACACTCAAATCTTCATATCTAGTCTCCCTAAAACAGGTACAACTTGGCTCAAAGCCCTCCTTTTCTCAATTTACAACAGAAAAAATCATGCACTTTCTCAAACCCCTTTACTAAAACACAACCCTCATGAATTAATCCCACAATTAGAGTCCATCATTTATGCAAATCCCAATCAACCTGATTTAATCAAACTCAACAATTGTCCTACACTTTTAGGCACCCATCTTCCATTCCAAGGGCTACCCACTTCAATTAAGGACACTAATTGCAAGATTAAGGACACTAATTGCAAGACTACTCT GCCTGTATCCGCCCCTGAATCATGGTTGTTTTACTTGAACTATGACGGGAATGAAAGTGTGAAAGCTGATATGATCGACGAATACTTTGATAAGTTTTGTGATGGGAAATTCCCATTTGGTCCTTTTGAAGATCATGTGTTGGGGTATTGGAAGGAGAGTTTGAAGAGACCCGAGAAGGTTATTTTTGTCAAGTATGAAGATTTGAAATGTGATCCTAAGTGTGAATTGAAGAGATtgggggaatttgttggattcCCCTTTTCTATTGAGGAAGAAAATGAAGGTTTGATTGATGAGATTATAAAGTTGTGTAGTTTAGAGAAGTTGAAATCAGTTGAGGTTAATCAAAGTGGAAGAGTTTATTCTTTTATTGAGAATAAATGGTTTTTTAGAAAAGGTGAGGTTGGAGATTGGGTTAATTATCTTACTCCTTCCATGGTTGAAAAATATGAGAAGATCATGGAACACAAATTTAAAGGTACTGGATTCAAGTTCTAA
- the LOC141604280 gene encoding peptidyl-prolyl cis-trans isomerase CYP22: MAANNSSTVVEWHQRPPNPKNPVVFFDITMGSIPAGRIKMELFADIAPKTAENFRQFCTGEHRKNGLPVGYKGCQFHRVIKDFMIQAGDFLKGDGSGCVSIYGTKFDDENFVAKHTGPGLLSMANSGPNSNGCQFFITCAKCDWLDNKHVVFGRVLGDGLLVVRKIENVATGPDNRPKLACAIAECGEM, from the exons ATGGCAGCGAACAACAGCAGCACAGTGGTGGAATGGCATCAgagacccccaaaccctaaaaaTCCAGTAGTCTTCTTCGACATCACCATGGGTTCTATCCCTGCTGGTCGTATCAAGATGGAGCTTTTCGCCGACATTGCTCCTAAAACCGCCGAAAATTTTAG GCAGTTCTGCACTGGGGAACACAG GAAAAATGGATTGCCTGTTGGTTACAAGGGGTGTCAGTTTCATAGGGTGATCAAGGATTTTATGATTCAAGCTGGTGACTTCCTTAAG GGTGATGGCAGTGGATGTGTTTCCATTTATGGGACGAAGTTTGACGATGAAAATTTTGTTGCCAAGCACACTGGTCCTGGTTTGTTGTCCATG GCAAATAGTGGACCAAACAGTAATGGCTGTCAG TTCTTCATTACCTGTGCGAAATGTGATTGGCTCGACAATAAGCATGTAGTTTTCGGG AGAGTGCTTGGAGACGGGCTTTTGGTTGTGAGGAAAATCGAGAATGTAGCAACTGGACCTGATAATCGGCCAAAACTTGCATGTGCCATTGCAGAGTGCGGGGAAATGTAG
- the LOC141644689 gene encoding uncharacterized protein LOC141644689, whose protein sequence is MVVCWAIWEARNWVIFDGGGVVVEDIVRRVQRVVEEIEGELVVRDRDGVGQQRAGGVRVEDWRAPNPGWVKLNVDAGVKDGVGVGVGVVCRDSSGKVLWGMAHNRREVWEVHVAEAVAILENLEQAVDKGHKHVVVESDCSQVIEALKQRKMGLSLFSLVLDDILRLCNSFSSVVWSFTSRRNNVVAHTLAHVLPVGTGRDVWVDKLPEVVDRLIDSS, encoded by the coding sequence ATGGTTGTTTGCTGGGCGATATGGGAGGCAAGAAACTGGGTCATTTTCGATGGAGGAGGGGTTGTGGTGGAAGACATTGTGAGGCGGGTGCAGAGGGTGGTGGAGGAGATTGAGGGTGAGTTGGTGGTGCGGGATAGAGATGGTGTGGGGCAACAGAGGGCCGGGGGAGTGCGTGTTGAGGACTGGCGAGCTCCAAATCCGGGGTGGGTGAAGCTTAATGTAGATGCGGGGGTGAAGGACGGTGTAGGTGTGGGTGTTGGGGTGGTATGTCGAGACAGCTCGGGGAAGGTTTTATGGGGCATGGCGCATAACAGGAGGGAGGTTTGGGAGGTCCATGTAGCGGAAGCGGTGGCAATCCTTGAAAATCTCGAGCAAGCGGTGGACAAAGGTCACAAACATGTGGTGGTGGAGAGTGATTGCTCGCAAGTTATTGAAGCGTTGAAGCAGCGCAAGATGGGACTGAGTTTGTTTTCGCTTGTTTTAGATGATATTCTACGGCTTTGTAATTCCTTTTCTTCTGTTGTTTGGTCTTTTACTAGTAGGCGTAACAATGTAGTGGCTCACACGTTGGCACATGTGTTGCCGGTAGGAACTGGTAGAGATGTTTGGGTCGACAAACTTCCCGAGGTTGTTGATCGTCTTATTGATTCGAGTTAA